The Bacillus sp. Y1 genome includes the window TCGTGTTAATATGCTGACCACCAGCTCCACTTGCACGGTACGTATCGATTTTCAAATCTTCTGTACGGATGTCGATTTCAATTTCATCATTAAATTCTGGCATCACTTCACAAGAAACGAAGGACGTATGACGACGACCCGATGAATCAAATGGAGAGATACGCACTAGACGGTGTACCCCTTTTTCTGCTTTAAGATATCCGTAGGCATTATGGCCTTTGATTGCTAAAGTGACACTTTTAATACCCGCTTCGTCACCTGGTAGGTAATCAAGCGTCTCCACCTTAAAGCCCTTCTTCTCTGCCCAGCGTGTGTACATACGAAGAAGCATCGAACCCCAGTCTTGTGACTCGGTTCCGCCTGCACCTGGATGCAGCTCAAGGATGGCGTTGTTTTTGTCATATTCTTCACTTAATAGGAGCTGTAGTTCGAATTGAGCAAGACGCTCAGAGAATTCCTTCAACTCGGTTGCTAGGTCATTTTGCATTTCTTCATCTGCTTCTTCACGAACCAGTTCATATGTTAGATCTAGATTTTCGTACACTTCGTATAGGTCATGAAATTCATGTACCTGATCCTTTAATGCGTTGGATTCAGAAATCACCGCTTGCGCTGCTTGCTGGTCATTCCAAAATTCAGGTTGAAGCATGACATCGTCAAGCTCCGCAATACGTGCCTCTTTGTTTTCTAAGTCAAAGAGACCCCCTAAAGTCCGCTAATTTCTTAGCTGTTTTTTCAAGCTCATTACGAATATCTGCTAATTCCATGATTGTGCCACCTCTATTAGAATTTTAATAAGATCGTTTTCCATAAAAAGAGGACGGTAGATTCTGTTGCTACCGACCCTCTATTTTATTATGTTAGTGTGTAATTGGACTGGGAATTGTGTGGTGAATCGCAAGTATTTTGTGAGAATCGCAAA containing:
- the prfB gene encoding peptide chain release factor 2 (programmed frameshift) is translated as MELADIRNELEKTAKKLADFRGSLDLENKEARIAELDDVMLQPEFWNDQQAAQAVISESNALKDQVHEFHDLYEVYENLDLTYELVREEADEEMQNDLATELKEFSERLAQFELQLLLSEEYDKNNAILELHPGAGGTESQDWGSMLLRMYTRWAEKKGFKVETLDYLPGDEAGIKSVTLAIKGHNAYGYLKAEKGVHRLVRISPFDSSGRRHTSFVSCEVMPEFNDEIEIDIRTEDLKIDTYRASGAGGQHINTTDSAVRITHLPTNVVVTCQTERSQIKNRERAMKMLQAKLYQKKIEEQEAELLEIRGEQKEIGWGSQIRSYVFHPYSMVKDHRTSTETGNVQAVMDGDLDIFINAYLRSKLSL